From the genome of Candidatus Nitrosocosmicus oleophilus, one region includes:
- a CDS encoding menaquinone biosynthesis family protein, whose product MVLEIRVGHTPDADDAFMFYALEKELIPMGDFKIVHQVDDIEKLNKLAVSHELEVTAISAHALAFLKDYKILSSGGSFGINYGPIIISYKKSLDEISHHIVGIPGYMTSAYLLMSIALGKLNCHEMLFSEIPGAIKNGTVDYGLIIHESQITYVKQDFSKLFDLGEWWNAKTNGLPVPLGINVASSKLMTNDMIKAFDSMLQSSIKYSLNHLEEAIEFSSKYGRGTEKSTLTKFVKMYVNPYTVEMGKDGRQAISKMFDMALEKGIIKSIPPLDYSY is encoded by the coding sequence ATGGTGCTAGAAATTAGAGTAGGGCATACACCCGACGCTGATGATGCTTTCATGTTTTATGCTTTAGAAAAAGAACTTATTCCAATGGGAGACTTTAAGATTGTTCATCAAGTAGATGATATTGAAAAACTAAACAAACTGGCGGTTAGTCATGAGTTAGAAGTTACGGCCATATCTGCACATGCACTTGCATTTCTCAAGGACTATAAAATTTTAAGTAGTGGAGGCAGTTTTGGAATTAACTATGGTCCAATCATTATTTCGTACAAAAAATCCTTAGATGAAATATCACATCACATCGTAGGAATTCCCGGATATATGACCTCTGCTTATCTTTTGATGTCAATAGCCCTTGGGAAATTAAATTGTCATGAAATGCTTTTTAGCGAGATTCCGGGAGCGATCAAAAATGGAACTGTTGATTACGGATTAATCATACATGAATCTCAAATTACTTATGTTAAACAAGATTTTAGCAAGTTATTTGATTTGGGTGAATGGTGGAATGCAAAAACTAACGGATTGCCAGTCCCATTAGGAATCAATGTGGCTAGTTCTAAGTTGATGACTAATGATATGATTAAAGCTTTTGATAGTATGTTGCAGAGTTCAATCAAATACAGTCTAAATCATTTAGAAGAGGCTATAGAATTTTCCTCTAAGTATGGTAGAGGAACAGAGAAATCAACACTAACCAAATTTGTCAAAATGTATGTAAATCCCTATACCGTAGAAATGGGAAAAGATGGAAGACAGGCAATTTCCAAGATGTTTGATATGGCACTAGAAAAAGGCATTATAAAAAGTATACCTCCACTTGACTATTCTTATTGA
- a CDS encoding elongation factor EF-2 → MPKFKSTQDILRIIGNKDQIRNFGVIAHVDHGKTTMSDSLLAASGIISPSVAGQALALDSMKLEQNRQMTIRGANVTLFYENDDGKEYVINMIDTPGHIDFTGRVTRALRAIDGVVVVSDSVEGIMTQTETVTRQALEERVRPVLYINKIDRLVKELRLDPAAMQKWLSNIIAEFNRLVDLYAEPELKEKWKVSIQGNTVAFGSAKDRWGFNFKVAQKKGISFKDVYDAYTSTDPTSIKKLSERAPLHDAVLGMVVQHHPPPHVAQKYRIPKIWPGDLDSDIGKALLNCDENGPVLMMVTTINVDPQAGRVATGRLFSGTIKDGDEVFLIDAKRTGKVQSVNIYMGNTREVVSVIPCGNIPALLGLDYAVAGETISSIKNVPAFESIKYVSEPVVTIAVEPKHPKDLPKLVEGLRRITVEDPNLIVKINEETGETLMAGMGVLHLEIATSLLQELGLDIKTTQPLINYRETIRGRAGPIMSKSPNKHNKIFLRVEPLSEEVIDMIRTGQLREDMDKKELSRLLREKGWSTDDARSVVTVDPTGNMLSDETKGVQFIQESMDSIKSGFEDVIHSGPIAQESVRGLRFVLHHFVPHEDPAHRGLAQLMPATRRAMLGSMLIADPVLLEPILGIEVKCPQEQIGTVAGILSGKRGKLLNVDQKGVIAIILGEVPASETFDLSEMMRGGTAGKAMWSTYFKTWQAVPQSVIRNIITDIRKRKGINPEPPSPDEFIDKE, encoded by the coding sequence ATGCCCAAGTTTAAATCGACTCAAGATATTCTCAGGATAATTGGAAATAAAGATCAAATTAGAAATTTCGGAGTTATTGCTCATGTGGATCACGGCAAAACTACCATGAGCGATAGCCTTTTGGCCGCTTCGGGAATTATTTCCCCAAGTGTTGCAGGACAAGCATTGGCCTTGGATTCCATGAAACTAGAACAGAATAGACAGATGACAATTAGAGGAGCAAATGTGACTCTATTTTATGAAAATGATGATGGTAAGGAATATGTCATAAACATGATAGATACTCCTGGGCACATTGATTTTACTGGTAGAGTTACTAGAGCCTTAAGAGCAATCGATGGGGTAGTTGTAGTTTCAGATTCAGTAGAGGGTATAATGACACAGACCGAAACAGTAACCCGACAAGCATTAGAAGAACGGGTTAGACCAGTATTGTATATAAATAAGATAGATAGGTTGGTTAAGGAACTTCGTTTGGATCCAGCGGCCATGCAAAAATGGCTATCTAATATTATCGCAGAATTTAATAGATTAGTAGATCTATACGCCGAGCCTGAACTAAAAGAAAAATGGAAGGTAAGCATCCAGGGAAATACAGTAGCATTTGGATCTGCAAAGGATAGATGGGGCTTTAATTTTAAGGTGGCACAGAAAAAAGGGATTAGCTTCAAGGATGTGTATGATGCATACACATCAACTGATCCTACATCTATTAAGAAGTTATCCGAAAGAGCACCTTTGCATGATGCAGTCCTTGGTATGGTGGTTCAACATCATCCTCCACCTCATGTAGCACAAAAATACAGAATTCCAAAAATTTGGCCAGGTGATTTGGATTCTGATATTGGAAAGGCGCTTTTGAATTGTGATGAAAATGGTCCGGTTTTGATGATGGTAACAACAATTAACGTAGATCCTCAAGCTGGAAGAGTTGCTACCGGTAGGTTATTTTCTGGTACAATCAAAGACGGAGATGAAGTTTTCCTTATCGACGCTAAGCGAACTGGAAAGGTACAATCTGTGAATATTTATATGGGGAACACACGTGAGGTCGTAAGTGTTATTCCATGTGGTAATATTCCTGCTCTATTAGGTTTGGATTATGCCGTAGCAGGAGAAACTATTTCCTCTATTAAGAATGTGCCCGCCTTTGAATCCATAAAGTATGTTTCAGAACCTGTAGTTACCATCGCCGTTGAACCCAAGCATCCAAAAGATTTGCCAAAGCTTGTTGAAGGATTGAGAAGGATAACCGTTGAGGATCCTAACCTGATTGTAAAGATTAATGAAGAAACTGGAGAAACACTAATGGCAGGCATGGGGGTTTTGCACCTTGAAATTGCAACATCCTTATTGCAAGAATTAGGCCTGGATATAAAAACGACACAACCTTTGATTAACTACAGAGAAACCATCAGAGGAAGAGCAGGCCCAATAATGAGCAAATCACCAAACAAGCACAATAAGATATTCTTGAGAGTAGAACCATTGAGCGAGGAAGTCATCGATATGATTAGAACAGGGCAACTTCGAGAAGATATGGACAAGAAAGAATTATCTAGGCTTCTTAGGGAAAAGGGTTGGAGTACGGATGATGCTAGGAGCGTAGTTACAGTTGACCCTACCGGGAATATGCTCTCTGACGAGACAAAAGGAGTTCAATTTATTCAAGAGTCCATGGATTCAATAAAATCAGGGTTTGAGGATGTAATTCATTCAGGACCAATCGCTCAAGAATCTGTCAGAGGGTTGCGCTTTGTATTGCACCACTTTGTACCTCACGAGGATCCAGCACACAGAGGTTTGGCTCAGTTAATGCCTGCAACAAGACGAGCTATGCTGGGATCTATGTTGATAGCCGATCCTGTCTTGTTAGAACCAATCCTAGGAATAGAAGTAAAATGTCCACAGGAACAGATCGGTACGGTCGCCGGCATACTATCCGGGAAAAGAGGTAAATTGCTAAACGTGGATCAAAAGGGTGTAATTGCTATTATCTTGGGAGAAGTACCTGCCTCAGAAACATTTGATTTGTCTGAAATGATGAGAGGAGGAACAGCCGGAAAAGCAATGTGGAGTACCTATTTTAAAACATGGCAAGCAGTACCTCAATCTGTTATAAGAAATATTATTACTGACATAAGAAAAAGAAAGGGCATCAATCCAGAACCTCCCTCACCAGACGAATTCATAGATAAAGAATAA
- a CDS encoding CofH family radical SAM protein, producing the protein MQNTQVHHDIFKDSEIEETIDRIQENHEIKLNDVIYLLESQEIQRLGLVGNSIREGMFGKNVTFINNIILNYTNVCVTYCKFCAFYRPPGHEESYTVSKEEILNRVIFAKSNYNIKQVLFQGGHNPKLDTEYFEDIFKTLKAKCPDVAIHGLSASEVDMIARVDRTSPLEVLSRLQVAGLESLPGAGAEILVDEVKDVISPLKISSQTWLDIMEKAHSIGIKSSATMMYGTVESVEQRARHILKIADLQRKTNGFMAFIPWSFEPNKTEMQGTGLVQHPMGGFELLKMISVSRIVFNGLIDHLQSSWLTNGIGMAQLAIYHGSDDFGGTLIGEEVVSATGARSTELLSKNIITAIKAMGYKPAERNNSYDIVKQY; encoded by the coding sequence TTGCAAAATACCCAGGTTCATCATGATATTTTTAAGGACTCTGAAATTGAAGAAACAATAGATAGAATTCAAGAAAATCATGAAATTAAGTTAAATGATGTTATTTACTTGTTAGAATCACAAGAGATTCAACGCCTTGGGTTGGTTGGTAACTCCATTAGAGAAGGCATGTTTGGCAAGAATGTCACTTTTATTAATAATATAATATTAAATTACACCAATGTATGTGTTACTTATTGTAAATTTTGTGCGTTTTATAGACCTCCTGGACACGAAGAATCATACACTGTATCAAAGGAAGAAATTCTAAATAGGGTCATTTTTGCAAAGTCTAACTATAATATCAAGCAAGTCCTTTTTCAAGGAGGGCACAACCCAAAATTAGATACCGAATATTTTGAAGATATCTTTAAGACACTTAAAGCAAAATGTCCTGACGTTGCAATCCATGGATTGTCTGCTTCGGAAGTAGATATGATAGCAAGGGTCGATAGGACTTCGCCACTAGAGGTATTATCTCGTTTGCAAGTTGCCGGTCTCGAATCGCTTCCTGGAGCGGGCGCAGAAATTCTTGTTGACGAAGTTAAGGATGTTATAAGCCCATTAAAAATATCTAGTCAAACTTGGTTAGACATCATGGAAAAGGCTCACAGTATAGGAATAAAATCTTCTGCCACCATGATGTATGGAACTGTTGAGTCCGTAGAACAGCGGGCACGTCATATCCTTAAAATCGCAGATTTACAAAGAAAAACAAATGGGTTTATGGCATTTATTCCCTGGAGTTTTGAACCCAATAAGACAGAAATGCAAGGTACTGGTTTGGTGCAACATCCCATGGGCGGTTTTGAATTATTAAAGATGATATCGGTGTCAAGGATTGTTTTTAATGGTCTGATAGATCATCTCCAGTCATCATGGCTGACTAATGGGATTGGAATGGCTCAACTAGCAATCTACCATGGATCCGATGACTTTGGAGGAACTCTCATAGGAGAAGAAGTTGTAAGTGCTACTGGTGCGAGATCTACAGAATTGTTATCTAAGAATATAATTACTGCTATAAAGGCCATGGGATATAAACCGGCAGAAAGAAACAACTCATATGATATAGTAAAACAGTACTAA
- a CDS encoding radical SAM protein, whose amino-acid sequence MSNSLIRPTAALEKVMSGEELTFNEGVDLLKNENLFLLGNAANQLRKDIRGDNVSFVSSYYLNYTNVCAASCQLCAFYRKEKDDDAYTLSNEQIVKRAEFALNDLGATELHIVGGFNPKLGLEYYEDMFKSIKNRFPKVVIKALTPAEIFFISRVTKNSIKEVLERLKHAGLDALPGGGAEIFSKRTRDKIVLGKCSGDEWLDTAYQAHKLGLRGNCTMLFGHIETPEDIVDHIIKLRELNKKTGGFTTFIPLKFSLENTQLEKEHTLVSESPSIYDLRIIAISRLLLGKVLKNVSVYWIALGKKLAQVALCYGGNDLVGTAFSEEIFKAAGKPNQISINELNYLIREIKRNPVQRDTFFNIIK is encoded by the coding sequence TTGTCAAATAGTCTCATAAGACCTACTGCTGCGTTAGAAAAAGTGATGTCAGGGGAGGAATTGACATTTAACGAAGGAGTCGATTTACTCAAAAATGAGAATCTTTTTTTGCTAGGAAATGCCGCGAATCAATTGAGAAAAGATATTCGTGGAGATAACGTAAGCTTTGTATCATCTTATTACCTCAATTACACCAATGTTTGTGCTGCAAGTTGTCAGCTATGTGCATTTTATAGGAAGGAAAAAGATGATGACGCATACACGCTATCAAATGAACAAATTGTAAAAAGGGCTGAGTTTGCCTTAAATGACTTAGGTGCTACTGAACTTCATATTGTAGGAGGATTCAACCCAAAGTTGGGGTTGGAGTATTATGAAGACATGTTTAAATCAATTAAAAATCGTTTTCCAAAAGTAGTAATTAAGGCTCTTACACCGGCTGAGATTTTTTTCATATCAAGGGTAACTAAAAATTCAATTAAAGAAGTTTTAGAGAGACTAAAACATGCTGGACTAGATGCATTACCTGGTGGAGGAGCCGAGATATTTAGTAAACGTACGCGTGATAAAATTGTATTAGGTAAGTGTTCAGGGGACGAATGGCTAGATACGGCCTATCAGGCACATAAGTTAGGCCTTAGGGGAAATTGCACAATGCTTTTCGGCCATATCGAAACACCCGAGGACATTGTAGATCATATCATAAAGTTAAGGGAACTAAATAAGAAAACTGGGGGATTTACAACATTTATCCCACTAAAATTCAGCCTAGAAAATACACAGCTAGAAAAGGAACACACCCTCGTTTCTGAAAGCCCATCAATCTATGATCTTAGAATAATCGCCATTTCAAGGCTTTTGCTCGGTAAGGTCCTCAAAAATGTCTCAGTTTATTGGATCGCTTTAGGTAAAAAATTAGCTCAAGTAGCTTTATGCTATGGTGGTAATGATTTGGTAGGAACAGCTTTTTCAGAGGAAATTTTTAAGGCTGCAGGCAAACCAAACCAAATTTCTATAAACGAGCTGAACTATCTTATTAGAGAAATCAAGCGGAACCCCGTACAAAGAGACACTTTTTTCAATATAATAAAATAG
- a CDS encoding hydroxymethylglutaryl-CoA synthase family protein — MPVGIDDMAIYVPKLYIDYKDFAEARGIDPQKLEYGIGIKKMALADANQDPASMAANACMRLMKNNDLNPQDIGRIYVATESGLDESKAMNSFVIGMLEQVYGESTLEHAGGIECKFACVSGSYALYDNTNWIRAGESNDKAAIVIVSDIAKYDIGSAGEYTQGAGAVALLIKENPRLLSFDEKVTSTIIKNEYDFYRPIGKETPLVNGLYSNLLYLIQVRKALETYKEKAIKSGIIKLGNDESIIDHIDYISVHLPYRRMGEKALAYLLRHEWRHLSRWEDIISEIGTDEPLPKDPRGTIESILADTDFMKADEKFRREFMKTKHYKEIFDSKMSSSLQASAVIGNLYTASMYMGLRSLLEFEFLKGVDLFNKRIGFGSYGSGCSAMVFSGVIQENYKDLVKRMNLEKDIGQRTKISIKDYEILHKNTRKYDEAFLNAEDEFILINIGGTTADRAGFREYCYAS, encoded by the coding sequence GTGCCAGTTGGAATAGACGACATGGCTATCTACGTTCCGAAACTTTATATAGATTACAAAGACTTCGCTGAAGCAAGAGGGATAGACCCACAAAAACTAGAATATGGAATAGGAATCAAAAAGATGGCTTTGGCCGACGCTAATCAAGATCCAGCAAGCATGGCTGCAAATGCTTGTATGAGATTAATGAAAAATAATGATCTGAATCCGCAGGATATAGGAAGAATTTATGTGGCTACCGAATCTGGATTGGACGAATCGAAAGCAATGAATTCATTTGTAATAGGAATGTTAGAACAGGTATATGGAGAAAGTACCCTCGAACATGCAGGTGGTATAGAATGCAAGTTTGCATGTGTGAGCGGTTCGTACGCCTTATATGATAACACGAACTGGATCCGTGCTGGAGAGAGTAACGATAAGGCGGCTATAGTCATTGTTAGTGATATTGCAAAATATGATATTGGTTCTGCTGGGGAATATACTCAAGGTGCTGGCGCTGTTGCATTGCTCATAAAGGAAAATCCTAGACTATTGTCATTTGATGAAAAAGTCACTTCAACCATAATTAAAAATGAATATGATTTTTATCGACCAATTGGAAAGGAAACCCCACTTGTTAATGGTTTATACTCAAATTTGCTCTATTTGATTCAAGTAAGAAAGGCCCTTGAGACATATAAAGAAAAGGCAATAAAGTCTGGCATAATTAAACTTGGAAATGACGAATCAATCATAGACCATATCGATTACATAAGCGTTCATTTACCTTACAGAAGAATGGGTGAAAAGGCACTAGCATATTTGTTAAGACATGAATGGAGACATTTATCCAGATGGGAGGATATTATTTCTGAAATAGGAACAGATGAACCTCTCCCCAAAGACCCCCGGGGCACTATTGAATCAATCTTAGCTGATACCGACTTCATGAAGGCGGATGAAAAATTTAGAAGAGAGTTTATGAAAACTAAACACTATAAAGAGATTTTTGACAGCAAGATGTCCTCATCCTTGCAAGCATCTGCTGTAATTGGTAACTTATACACTGCTTCAATGTATATGGGTTTGCGAAGTCTGCTAGAATTTGAATTTTTAAAGGGCGTAGATTTGTTTAACAAGCGGATAGGTTTTGGTTCATACGGCAGCGGCTGTAGTGCGATGGTATTTTCTGGAGTTATCCAAGAAAACTATAAAGATCTTGTAAAGCGTATGAATTTGGAAAAGGACATAGGTCAAAGAACAAAAATATCAATAAAGGATTACGAAATTTTACACAAAAATACTCGCAAGTATGACGAGGCCTTCTTAAATGCGGAAGATGAATTTATCCTAATCAACATAGGTGGCACAACAGCTGATAGGGCCGGATTTAGAGAATATTGTTATGCATCATGA
- a CDS encoding leucine--tRNA ligase: MDTNIWNSLENKWLQIWEQNATNTSDPVPGKKKFFITVAYPYPNSPQHIGHGRTYTIADVHARYKRLRGFNVLFPMAFHYTGTPILGMAKRVQAGDKEIIENFKKIYNISDQDILTFSEPLHIAKYFHNEIKAGMKEMGYSIDWRREFTTIDPVYKKLISWQFETLKKLGVIEQGSHPVGWCPNDLNPVSQHDTLGDVEPSFTEYSLIKFKIKSQDLIIPVATLRPETIFGATNLWINPEEEYTQVLVNDTENWVLSRLAAKKLEYLNYSVKITKTLLGKELIGSLVESPLTNRFIPILPATFVTLDEGSGIVMSVPAHAPFDMQALLDFRKRSSDYPSLLSLDTIVPIVIIDSKVQRQDDQLPHHVDNETLNNAKGLFIQGADKGNLGNRVIPAVVFLEKYGISSQIDPNLEKATSELYSLEFYSGKMNEGTFEYSGMPVLKAKDLVKDRLIALQKSIQFFEMTNKPVYCRCGTLCYVKLLNNQWFLNYGNPEWKTLALECLNRMEVIPSEIIKEFRNVFDWLKVRACARKTGLGTPLPWDKDWIIESLSDSVIYMVYYIISKYVKLHDLDKYSDFIDSSFFDYVLLNLKSGHFLALDENDNFSGDLTSIKIDPGADLSILNEFLVESKQIREEFKYYYPLDSRHSGRDLVPNHLSFFIFNHSIIFPKSLWPKQIVVNGSVLMDGKKMSKSMGNIIPLRSTIKQFNADSIRVAMLVLGELLQDVDFSFSTLKGIYSRLNEIYEFGKDLVEKQKAATNLRAIDYDFTELFIDLDWEDKWLLQRVNSTVKDITNSFEEMRIRDALNTALYLMDKDFEWYKKRKESRSDHVSDNNTNLSVISYFFKARIKMLAPFCPFLAEELWELLEPQKGSIFQDNWPIINNGLINPVTDENEREIFNILDDLHKIVKVTKNTQLKNIHIYLSSNDKKILYDKVLNLVTNSNIKNFGLIMKSLLSDPSMSVEHKDLVKSNTDFIKKINEDILSLSPVEQKRRITIGLFDEYIALVDGIGLISSEFDVKDSSIKIYHENDPKIYDPKNKARFSRPFKPAIYLE; encoded by the coding sequence ATGGACACCAATATCTGGAATTCGCTAGAAAACAAATGGTTACAAATTTGGGAGCAAAATGCAACAAATACATCGGATCCCGTTCCAGGCAAAAAAAAATTCTTTATTACAGTTGCCTATCCGTATCCCAACTCACCGCAACACATTGGACACGGAAGAACTTACACTATAGCAGATGTGCATGCCCGGTACAAGAGGCTAAGAGGCTTTAATGTACTCTTTCCTATGGCATTTCATTATACCGGTACCCCAATTCTTGGAATGGCAAAGCGGGTACAAGCAGGGGATAAAGAAATTATAGAAAATTTCAAAAAAATATACAATATCAGTGACCAGGATATACTCACTTTTAGCGAGCCTCTTCACATAGCCAAATATTTTCATAACGAGATAAAGGCTGGAATGAAGGAGATGGGATATTCAATTGATTGGAGACGAGAATTTACAACCATTGATCCTGTATATAAGAAACTAATATCTTGGCAATTTGAAACTCTTAAAAAACTCGGAGTGATCGAACAAGGGTCCCATCCGGTTGGTTGGTGCCCCAATGACTTAAACCCAGTTAGTCAGCATGATACCCTGGGTGACGTTGAGCCATCATTTACAGAGTATTCGCTAATCAAATTCAAAATTAAGAGTCAGGATTTGATCATCCCTGTTGCTACCCTCAGACCCGAAACCATTTTTGGGGCAACTAATCTCTGGATAAATCCTGAAGAAGAGTATACTCAAGTACTTGTCAATGATACTGAAAATTGGGTATTGAGCAGATTAGCCGCAAAGAAATTAGAATATCTAAATTATTCGGTAAAAATAACAAAGACACTTTTGGGCAAAGAATTGATAGGCTCTTTGGTTGAATCCCCTCTGACTAACCGATTTATTCCAATCTTGCCCGCTACGTTTGTTACATTGGATGAAGGCAGTGGAATAGTAATGTCGGTTCCTGCTCATGCTCCATTTGATATGCAAGCCCTGTTGGATTTTAGAAAACGATCTTCAGACTACCCATCTTTATTGAGTTTAGACACAATTGTTCCTATAGTAATTATAGATTCTAAAGTTCAGCGACAAGACGATCAATTGCCACATCACGTTGATAACGAGACTCTAAACAATGCAAAAGGACTTTTTATACAGGGAGCCGATAAAGGTAATTTAGGTAATAGAGTGATTCCCGCTGTGGTTTTCCTCGAGAAATACGGTATATCCTCCCAAATTGACCCTAATTTGGAGAAGGCTACGTCTGAATTGTATTCATTAGAATTTTATAGCGGAAAAATGAATGAAGGAACTTTTGAATATTCAGGGATGCCAGTTTTAAAAGCCAAAGATCTAGTCAAGGACCGTTTAATTGCATTACAAAAGTCTATTCAGTTTTTTGAAATGACCAACAAACCGGTTTACTGCAGATGTGGAACTCTATGTTATGTCAAATTACTAAATAACCAATGGTTCCTAAACTATGGTAATCCTGAATGGAAAACCTTGGCCCTTGAATGTTTAAACAGAATGGAAGTGATACCCTCGGAGATAATTAAAGAATTTAGGAACGTATTTGATTGGCTTAAAGTTAGAGCATGCGCGAGAAAGACTGGGTTAGGTACACCATTACCATGGGACAAAGATTGGATAATTGAGAGTCTGTCTGACTCAGTTATCTACATGGTTTACTACATCATATCTAAATACGTAAAATTGCATGATTTGGATAAATATTCAGATTTTATCGATAGTTCATTTTTTGATTACGTTCTTCTGAATTTAAAGTCTGGTCATTTTCTCGCACTTGACGAAAATGATAATTTCTCAGGCGATCTAACTTCCATCAAGATTGATCCGGGTGCGGATTTATCAATCTTAAATGAGTTTTTGGTCGAGTCTAAACAAATTCGCGAAGAATTTAAGTACTATTATCCTTTAGATTCTCGACATTCGGGGAGAGACTTGGTACCAAATCATTTATCATTTTTTATTTTTAATCATTCAATAATTTTTCCAAAATCTTTATGGCCAAAACAAATAGTTGTCAATGGCTCTGTTCTAATGGACGGAAAGAAAATGTCAAAGTCCATGGGTAACATAATACCATTGAGAAGTACTATAAAACAGTTTAACGCCGATTCCATAAGAGTGGCAATGTTAGTTTTGGGAGAATTATTACAAGATGTTGATTTTTCCTTTTCAACGTTAAAGGGAATATATTCGAGGCTAAATGAAATATATGAATTTGGAAAAGATTTAGTTGAAAAACAAAAGGCTGCTACCAACCTGAGAGCTATTGACTATGACTTTACTGAACTTTTTATTGATTTAGATTGGGAGGATAAATGGTTACTTCAACGCGTAAACTCTACCGTAAAAGATATTACTAATTCATTTGAAGAAATGCGAATAAGAGATGCACTAAATACCGCTTTGTATTTGATGGATAAGGATTTTGAATGGTACAAAAAAAGGAAGGAATCCAGGTCTGATCATGTTTCTGATAATAATACAAATCTATCTGTTATTTCATACTTTTTTAAGGCGAGAATCAAGATGTTGGCGCCTTTTTGTCCATTTCTTGCTGAAGAGCTGTGGGAGTTATTAGAACCACAGAAAGGATCCATTTTTCAAGACAACTGGCCTATCATTAACAATGGATTAATCAATCCAGTCACCGATGAAAACGAACGGGAAATTTTTAATATTCTTGACGATTTGCATAAAATTGTAAAAGTAACAAAAAATACTCAACTAAAAAATATTCATATCTATTTATCATCAAATGACAAAAAAATCCTTTATGATAAAGTCCTAAATCTGGTGACGAACTCTAACATTAAGAATTTTGGACTTATTATGAAATCATTGCTTTCGGATCCTTCAATGTCTGTTGAACATAAGGATTTAGTGAAAAGTAATACAGATTTCATTAAGAAAATAAATGAGGATATCCTTTCTTTGTCCCCTGTAGAACAAAAAAGAAGGATAACCATTGGTTTGTTTGATGAATACATTGCATTAGTGGATGGGATTGGATTGATATCCTCTGAATTTGATGTTAAAGATTCATCCATAAAGATATACCACGAAAATGATCCCAAAATTTATGATCCTAAAAATAAGGCAAGGTTCTCTAGGCCTTTTAAACCCGCAATATATCTTGAATAA